One segment of Verrucomicrobiia bacterium DNA contains the following:
- a CDS encoding LamG domain-containing protein, whose protein sequence is MRQFIAVQGLVYSIALLSVGCVIGSAGGATTRWSWQEAESNVLPTGDLEWAPKPFEFKAGESKRYIDFDSGNDSNDGLSKQTPWRHHPWDANAAGEAKASKGPHTYVFKQGVVYRGALEAKESGAAASPIILTRDPSWGTGPAVICGSEVVKGWKQGADNGLMPEPEKVWYVDLDWAPRNVWMAGKEGAVTRIALARTPNWNITDPDDIKSEWWTWKNPDKPFDNYTTIGGQQRHLAFDKEDINTNKPQDYYQGAIVWTTKGWVMGNPFPARVLAVDRDKGSLAFTGQWGGGPSYKIIRGCQFYLEDKPQYLDSPGEFWFDKKDKGGRLYIRLPGDQDPNKAQVEVARRVHFIDSRGMSHIHVRGLTFRFANVYWNLLAAPYWVSHESLDAQPGCVRLLGSGTDIEVSHCTFEHAHKGVRLKAMGPQDAIDKVVVEDNVFSDADSGGVELADSTTYGDVAGPMGRLYDVRVLRNKFDHIGMRPDLFGQGVALEVEYAQTAEVAGNLFEWICAQGIDAHGAKASGAATDRPFARILIHHNKAVDTLMNVDDFGGIETWQGGPAYVYDNISGNPGGYRSWDHTLNPDSECRFGHAYYLDGGFKNYYFNNIAWGKSKGPSGKLANTSAFQEIISYQNTFFNNTLYNFVRGSRRQAPQAGRVKFLGNIWQSMGLRVFRDADPARSAKAGNEADAGPRRNAFAIDTDAYARNVFYDVGEGFGVFEPSGRWRQTLDAFRDALESYRPLAGDVGVMAPQSPLRDAATHDFRPSAGSVARGKGAKVFVPWSLYETVAEWNFYPIPGEPARILDEHWCMSPYYTGRDDYYKMPTYPLQGINITLKDYQNGPLENWTTGALGFNGNNQYAVLKNEDICRSVILEAHGRNENLKRTVSGAELSNPQIHTSNFLIEVFFKTAPGQTDAVLVQKMDATGWALEVNEAGGVTLLAKSGGSTASLASHTAINNGQWHHVLAEADRNAGKFVLYIDGKRDAAGPGLRADASLANDADLYVGGTPKGHYLNGVIDFMRIARGTLADSKTTIEELYAWEFKGPFLEDFTGLPRGADGGYAGAIDGE, encoded by the coding sequence GTGAGACAGTTCATCGCAGTGCAAGGGTTGGTTTACAGCATTGCCTTGCTGAGTGTCGGGTGTGTGATTGGCTCTGCAGGCGGGGCAACTACCCGATGGTCCTGGCAGGAAGCGGAGTCCAACGTGCTGCCGACGGGTGATTTGGAATGGGCGCCAAAGCCGTTTGAATTCAAGGCGGGTGAATCGAAGCGTTACATCGACTTCGACTCAGGCAACGACTCGAACGACGGCCTATCGAAGCAGACTCCTTGGAGACATCACCCCTGGGATGCGAATGCCGCCGGAGAGGCGAAGGCCAGCAAAGGCCCGCACACGTATGTTTTCAAACAAGGCGTGGTGTATCGCGGGGCATTGGAGGCGAAGGAGTCTGGCGCCGCGGCGTCGCCCATTATTCTGACCCGAGATCCCTCGTGGGGCACGGGGCCGGCTGTCATTTGCGGCTCGGAGGTTGTGAAGGGCTGGAAGCAGGGGGCAGACAATGGACTGATGCCGGAGCCGGAGAAGGTCTGGTACGTGGACCTGGATTGGGCGCCGCGCAACGTCTGGATGGCGGGTAAGGAGGGCGCGGTGACGCGCATTGCGCTGGCCCGGACACCCAACTGGAACATCACTGATCCGGACGATATCAAGAGCGAATGGTGGACATGGAAGAATCCGGACAAGCCGTTTGACAACTATACAACTATTGGCGGCCAGCAACGGCACTTGGCCTTCGACAAGGAAGACATCAACACCAATAAACCGCAGGATTATTACCAGGGCGCAATCGTTTGGACCACCAAGGGCTGGGTAATGGGCAATCCGTTCCCAGCCAGGGTGCTGGCGGTGGACCGCGATAAGGGGTCGCTTGCGTTCACCGGGCAATGGGGCGGGGGGCCCTCCTACAAGATCATCCGCGGTTGCCAGTTTTATCTGGAAGACAAACCGCAGTACCTGGACAGCCCCGGGGAGTTCTGGTTCGACAAGAAGGACAAGGGCGGCCGGCTTTATATCCGGTTGCCCGGAGACCAGGACCCGAACAAGGCCCAGGTCGAGGTGGCCCGGCGCGTTCATTTTATCGACAGCCGAGGGATGAGCCACATCCACGTTCGCGGGCTTACATTCCGCTTTGCCAATGTCTATTGGAACCTGCTTGCCGCGCCTTACTGGGTGTCACATGAGAGCCTTGATGCGCAACCCGGCTGCGTGCGGCTGTTGGGAAGCGGCACGGACATCGAGGTGAGCCACTGCACATTCGAGCACGCGCATAAAGGCGTCCGATTGAAAGCGATGGGCCCGCAGGACGCCATCGATAAAGTAGTAGTGGAAGATAATGTGTTCTCGGACGCGGACTCTGGTGGCGTGGAACTCGCCGATAGCACGACCTATGGAGACGTGGCCGGGCCAATGGGTCGGCTCTACGATGTCCGGGTGCTGCGCAACAAGTTTGATCACATCGGCATGCGGCCCGACCTCTTTGGCCAAGGTGTCGCGCTGGAGGTAGAATACGCCCAGACGGCGGAGGTGGCGGGCAACCTGTTTGAGTGGATTTGCGCGCAGGGCATCGACGCGCATGGCGCCAAAGCCAGCGGCGCCGCCACGGACCGCCCTTTTGCGCGGATTCTCATTCACCATAACAAGGCCGTCGATACGCTGATGAACGTGGACGACTTTGGCGGGATTGAGACGTGGCAGGGGGGCCCGGCGTATGTTTATGACAATATCTCGGGCAATCCAGGCGGCTATCGCAGTTGGGACCACACGCTGAATCCTGATTCTGAGTGCCGCTTCGGCCATGCCTATTACCTGGATGGCGGGTTCAAGAATTACTATTTCAACAACATTGCCTGGGGGAAATCGAAGGGACCTTCAGGCAAGTTGGCCAACACGTCGGCCTTCCAGGAGATCATCAGTTATCAAAACACTTTCTTCAACAATACCCTGTACAATTTCGTGCGCGGCTCGCGCCGGCAGGCGCCCCAGGCCGGCCGGGTCAAGTTCCTGGGCAACATCTGGCAGAGCATGGGCCTGCGGGTCTTTCGTGATGCGGACCCGGCTCGCTCCGCCAAGGCCGGCAACGAGGCTGACGCCGGGCCGCGTCGAAACGCGTTTGCCATCGACACCGACGCCTACGCGCGCAACGTTTTCTACGATGTAGGGGAGGGTTTTGGCGTGTTTGAGCCTTCGGGACGCTGGCGCCAGACGCTCGATGCGTTCCGCGACGCCCTCGAGAGCTATCGACCGCTGGCCGGTGACGTAGGCGTAATGGCGCCACAATCCCCTCTGCGCGATGCGGCCACCCACGATTTCCGGCCCTCTGCCGGCTCGGTGGCGCGGGGAAAGGGAGCGAAGGTCTTCGTGCCGTGGAGCCTTTATGAGACGGTCGCCGAATGGAATTTCTATCCCATTCCCGGTGAACCGGCGCGCATCCTGGACGAGCACTGGTGCATGTCCCCGTATTACACTGGGCGGGATGATTACTACAAGATGCCCACCTATCCGCTGCAGGGGATCAATATCACCCTGAAGGACTACCAGAATGGTCCGCTGGAGAACTGGACAACGGGCGCCCTGGGTTTCAATGGGAACAACCAATACGCCGTTTTGAAGAATGAGGACATCTGCCGCAGTGTCATTCTCGAGGCCCATGGACGCAATGAAAACCTCAAGCGCACCGTTAGCGGCGCAGAACTCAGCAACCCGCAGATTCACACCTCAAACTTCCTTATCGAGGTTTTCTTCAAAACGGCCCCGGGACAGACCGACGCGGTGCTGGTCCAAAAGATGGATGCCACGGGGTGGGCCCTCGAGGTCAACGAGGCGGGAGGAGTGACCTTGTTGGCAAAGTCGGGCGGCTCCACTGCGAGCCTGGCCAGCCACACGGCTATCAATAACGGGCAGTGGCATCACGTCCTTGCAGAAGCCGACCGCAACGCGGGAAAATTTGTTCTCTACATTGATGGCAAACGGGACGCTGCCGGTCCCGGGCTTAGGGCCGACGCTTCCTTGGCCAACGACGCCGATCTGTATGTAGGTGGGACGCCAAAGGGTCATTACCTCAATGGCGTCATCGATTTTATGCGGATTGCGCGCGGCACGCTGGCCGACTCGAAGACCACAATCGAGGAGCTTTACGCGTGGGAGTTCAAGGGACCGTTCTTAGAGGACTTCACAGGGCTTCCACGTGGCGCCGATGGTGGGTATGCAGGCGCCATCGACGGGGAATAG
- a CDS encoding glycoside hydrolase family 5 protein, producing MRAMLLLLGAWFCLHVSAQPQPLDAFKQNRRLGRGVNILGYDPLWHSPDQARFQEKHFRFIKEAGFQSVRVNLQPFRHMGAAPDLALRAQWFQTLDWVVASATAQGLQVILDCHEYNPMGQDPDGHKAQFLAFWKQLSAHCQSAPNSVLFEILNEPNKKLTPALWNQYLLEALAVIRQTNPTRSVVVGPAFWNSVDHLKELELPADDQHLIVTVHYYKPMRFTHQGAAWAGQKDTSGVSWGSDEDRIAVLEDFANVTAWAKQHHRPIFLGEFGAYDKAPMESRTRYIAFVARSAESSGWSWAYWQFDSDFILWDMKADQWVQPILHALIAKPGA from the coding sequence ATGAGAGCAATGCTGCTGCTGCTGGGGGCTTGGTTTTGTCTCCATGTCAGTGCTCAACCTCAGCCACTCGATGCCTTCAAGCAGAACCGCCGCCTCGGGCGTGGGGTCAATATCCTCGGATATGATCCGCTCTGGCATTCACCGGACCAGGCGCGATTCCAGGAGAAACACTTCCGCTTCATCAAAGAAGCGGGTTTCCAATCCGTACGCGTCAACCTCCAACCCTTCCGCCACATGGGCGCGGCGCCGGATTTGGCCCTGCGGGCTCAGTGGTTTCAGACCCTCGATTGGGTGGTTGCCAGTGCCACTGCCCAGGGCTTGCAGGTCATCCTGGATTGTCACGAATACAACCCCATGGGCCAGGACCCCGACGGGCACAAGGCGCAATTCCTGGCTTTTTGGAAGCAGCTCTCGGCGCATTGCCAGTCTGCGCCCAACTCTGTGCTCTTTGAGATTTTAAACGAGCCCAACAAAAAACTCACACCCGCCCTTTGGAATCAGTACCTTCTCGAGGCCCTGGCCGTTATCCGCCAAACCAACCCAACTCGCTCGGTTGTGGTTGGCCCCGCTTTCTGGAATTCCGTCGATCACCTCAAGGAATTGGAACTACCGGCCGATGACCAACACCTCATCGTGACGGTTCATTACTATAAACCGATGCGCTTTACTCATCAGGGCGCCGCTTGGGCCGGACAGAAAGATACGTCCGGCGTCTCTTGGGGCAGCGACGAGGACCGCATTGCGGTCCTCGAGGACTTTGCCAATGTGACCGCTTGGGCCAAGCAACATCATCGCCCGATTTTCCTTGGCGAGTTCGGCGCATACGACAAGGCCCCGATGGAATCACGAACGCGCTACATCGCTTTTGTCGCGCGTTCCGCCGAAAGCTCCGGCTGGAGTTGGGCTTATTGGCAATTCGACAGCGATTTCATCCTGTGGGACATGAAGGCAGACCAGTGGGTCCAACCCATCCTCCACGCATTGATAGCAAAGCCGGGAGCATAG